Proteins co-encoded in one Metabacillus sp. KUDC1714 genomic window:
- a CDS encoding carbohydrate ABC transporter permease, which translates to MRENRAASISINLILTVFAIVSCFPIYMAFINSFKSQGEIFSSVLALPKSFSLDNYIGVFTELNLLGSSFNTLIVTFIGLAGIVFCGSLAGYKLARTSGKLSTLIFTLFIASMLVPFHSIMITLSQMAKGLGLQGSLYGLGLIYIGLGVNMAVFLYHGFVKSIPKELEEAAKIDGCNDFQIFTRIIFPLLKPITATILVLNVLWLWNDFLLPLIMLTDVNNYTLMLSINMLFGQYVADWPKILAALVLTALPVIVFYAFFQKYILEGIADGAIK; encoded by the coding sequence CTGTATTTGCAATAGTTTCATGTTTCCCTATCTATATGGCGTTTATAAACTCATTTAAATCACAGGGAGAAATATTCAGTTCTGTATTAGCCTTACCTAAATCATTCTCACTAGATAACTATATCGGTGTTTTTACAGAATTAAACCTTCTAGGAAGTAGCTTTAATACATTAATTGTTACATTTATTGGTCTTGCTGGTATTGTGTTCTGCGGGTCACTTGCTGGATACAAGCTTGCTAGAACGTCAGGTAAACTTAGCACTCTGATTTTTACACTTTTCATTGCATCCATGCTTGTTCCTTTTCACTCCATTATGATTACATTGAGCCAAATGGCAAAGGGTCTAGGATTACAAGGTTCACTTTACGGACTTGGTCTAATTTATATTGGCTTGGGAGTTAATATGGCAGTCTTCCTTTATCATGGGTTTGTGAAATCGATTCCTAAGGAGCTGGAAGAAGCAGCGAAAATTGATGGATGTAACGACTTTCAAATATTCACTAGAATTATTTTTCCTTTACTTAAACCAATTACAGCAACCATTTTAGTATTAAATGTACTCTGGCTTTGGAATGACTTCTTATTGCCATTGATTATGCTAACAGATGTTAATAACTATACGTTAATGCTTTCAATAAATATGTTATTCGGACAGTATGTTGCAGACTGGCCAAAAATCTTGGCAGCACTTGTATTAACTGCTTTGCCAGTCATCGTTTTCTATGCATTTTTCCAGAAGTATATTCTTGAAGGAATTGCCGATGGTGCGATTAAGTAA